In a single window of the Renibacterium salmoninarum ATCC 33209 genome:
- the recO gene encoding DNA repair protein RecO — protein sequence MSRSSSFAVRTYRDDAVVLRTHKLGEADRIITLLTREHGQIRAVAKGIRRTSSKFGARLEPFMVADLQLISGRSLDIVSQAVSKSAYGEQIAAHYDRYTVATAMAETAERLTDADSESAGAQYRLLIGAFSSLARGEHAPELILDSYLLRALATAGWAPSFTDCARCGNPGPHTAFSAALGGAVCHDCRPPGSPSPAAATMELLPALLSGDWSIADISPITNRREAAGLVANYVQWHLERVVRSLQLVERS from the coding sequence GTGTCCCGTTCATCGAGCTTTGCCGTGCGCACCTATCGTGATGACGCCGTGGTGTTGCGTACCCATAAGTTGGGCGAAGCTGACCGAATTATTACTTTGCTCACCAGAGAGCATGGCCAGATTCGAGCAGTCGCTAAAGGTATCCGGCGAACAAGTAGCAAATTTGGTGCCCGGCTGGAGCCCTTTATGGTCGCTGACCTGCAGCTAATATCTGGCCGATCATTGGACATCGTTTCGCAAGCGGTCAGCAAAAGCGCCTATGGCGAGCAAATTGCTGCGCACTATGACCGCTACACAGTAGCCACCGCGATGGCAGAAACAGCTGAACGGCTCACGGACGCAGACAGCGAATCTGCTGGTGCCCAATATCGGCTACTGATCGGCGCCTTTTCGTCCTTAGCGCGCGGCGAACACGCGCCGGAGCTGATTCTAGATTCGTATTTATTACGCGCATTGGCCACCGCTGGCTGGGCACCCAGCTTTACCGATTGTGCCCGCTGCGGAAACCCTGGCCCGCATACGGCTTTTTCGGCCGCACTTGGCGGAGCCGTTTGCCATGACTGCCGGCCACCAGGTTCGCCCTCACCGGCAGCGGCCACGATGGAACTACTCCCAGCGCTCCTGAGCGGTGATTGGTCAATTGCGGATATCTCACCGATCACCAATCGGCGCGAGGCAGCGGGTTTAGTTGCCAACTACGTGCAGTGG
- the leuA gene encoding 2-isopropylmalate synthase, with the protein MRNAQKPSGMPVHRYLPFHEQIEVELPDRTWPTKRITTAPRWCAVDLRDGNQALIDPMSPARKLKMFELLVKMGYKEIEVGFPSASQTDFDFVRQLIQGGHIPEDVTIQVLTQAREHLIERTYESLVGAKQAIVHLYNSTSVLQRRVVFNEDQDGIMALATQGALLCKKYQETLTDTKITYEYSPESFTGTELDYAVRVCNAVADIFEASADNQVIVNLPATVEMITPNVYADSIEWMSHNLHPREGIILSLHPHNDRGTGVAAAELGYLAGADRIEGCLFGNGERAGNVDLVTLGLNMFSQGVDPMIDFSDIDEIRRTVEYCNQLPAPERMPYGGDLVFTAFSGSHQDAIKKGFEALERDADAAGIAVADTVWAVPYLPVDPKDLGRSYEAVIRVNSQSGKGGVAYLLKSEHSLDLPRRAQIEFSGVIQRRTDSVGGEVSADQRWEAFTDEYLPSPAGHPGGQWGRYALGSMNADTEEDGTTKLNTAMRIDGVEQRRSGSGNGPIAALLNILHDDGVDVRVLDYSEHALSEGGNASAASYVECAVGDRVLWGLGIDPNTTVSSLKAVISAVNRAIRDNQVD; encoded by the coding sequence TTGCGAAACGCACAAAAACCCTCTGGAATGCCTGTCCATCGCTATTTGCCGTTCCACGAACAGATCGAAGTGGAACTGCCAGATAGGACTTGGCCCACCAAACGAATCACCACGGCACCCCGCTGGTGCGCTGTGGACCTCAGAGACGGCAATCAGGCCCTCATTGATCCGATGAGCCCGGCTCGTAAGCTGAAAATGTTTGAGCTGCTCGTGAAGATGGGCTACAAAGAGATCGAAGTGGGTTTCCCCTCTGCGTCACAAACAGATTTCGACTTCGTCCGCCAGCTGATCCAGGGCGGCCACATTCCCGAAGACGTAACTATCCAAGTCCTTACTCAAGCGCGCGAACACCTCATTGAACGCACCTACGAATCACTTGTTGGCGCAAAGCAGGCCATTGTTCATCTCTATAATTCGACGTCGGTCTTACAACGCCGAGTGGTCTTCAACGAAGATCAAGACGGAATTATGGCGCTTGCAACTCAAGGTGCGCTGCTGTGTAAGAAGTACCAAGAGACTTTGACCGATACCAAGATCACCTATGAGTATTCGCCTGAGTCTTTTACCGGCACTGAACTGGATTATGCAGTTCGGGTTTGTAACGCGGTTGCTGATATTTTTGAGGCTTCGGCAGACAATCAAGTCATCGTGAACCTGCCGGCAACTGTGGAGATGATTACGCCCAATGTGTACGCGGATTCGATCGAATGGATGAGTCATAACCTGCACCCGCGGGAAGGAATAATCCTTTCACTCCACCCCCATAACGACCGGGGGACCGGCGTTGCTGCTGCTGAGCTGGGATATTTGGCTGGCGCAGATCGCATTGAAGGCTGCCTTTTTGGCAATGGCGAACGCGCCGGCAATGTTGACCTGGTAACGCTCGGGCTGAATATGTTTAGTCAAGGAGTGGATCCCATGATCGACTTCTCAGATATCGATGAGATTCGTCGGACCGTTGAATACTGCAATCAACTTCCCGCGCCGGAGCGGATGCCCTACGGCGGCGATCTGGTCTTTACCGCCTTCTCTGGATCGCATCAGGACGCGATCAAGAAGGGTTTCGAAGCTTTGGAGCGGGATGCCGACGCGGCCGGAATTGCTGTGGCAGACACGGTGTGGGCGGTTCCCTATTTGCCGGTGGATCCCAAGGATCTGGGCCGTAGCTATGAAGCAGTCATTAGGGTTAACTCGCAGTCCGGCAAGGGTGGCGTGGCCTATTTGCTCAAAAGCGAGCACAGCCTGGATCTGCCGCGACGCGCTCAAATCGAATTTTCGGGAGTTATTCAGCGTCGAACAGACTCAGTTGGCGGCGAGGTTAGCGCTGATCAGCGGTGGGAAGCGTTCACTGATGAATACCTGCCGAGTCCGGCTGGGCATCCTGGCGGGCAATGGGGACGTTATGCGCTGGGCTCGATGAATGCCGATACCGAAGAAGATGGCACCACGAAACTCAACACCGCAATGCGGATTGATGGTGTAGAACAAAGGCGCAGTGGCAGTGGCAACGGACCAATTGCCGCATTGCTGAATATTCTGCACGACGACGGCGTGGACGTCCGAGTTTTGGACTATAGCGAGCACGCCCTGTCCGAAGGTGGTAACGCGAGTGCAGCTTCGTATGTAGAGTGCGCCGTTGGCGATCGTGTGCTTTGGGGTCTTGGCATCGACCCCAACACCACAGTGTCCTCGCTCAAAGCAGTGATCTCCGCGGTCAATAGGGCTATCCGAGACAACCAAGTCGACTGA
- a CDS encoding M13 family metallopeptidase, producing MAQSGTSSGIDQRNFAEEFRPQDDLFRHVNGKWMAENDIPADRAAIGAFFTLRDKSEEAVRAIVETSSQASDDPISSKIGDLYASFMAEEKINAAGSAPIAETIRSVYGTESIEDLLALMAKLQRSETAGLIGFDVYNDPGNPERYLFQIQQGGLGMPDESYYREEKSQELLQKYRGHVDNILRLAGIEHSTEAAARILELETALAAGHWDKVTLRDPQKRYNLLSRADAIELFPALELWLSNLGVSESQSSEIIVVTPDFFRTAAKLLHEVPLRSWQDWLAMRVISSAAPYLAEEFVSEDFAFYGTALSGTTENKERWKRGVALVEGGLGEAVGQLYVAEHFPPAHKLRMEKLVADLIEAYRQSITALDWMSDSTKTKVLEKLSKFVPKIGYPAVWQDYSALEIKAEDLLGNITRANIFELERQLARIGQPIDRDEWLMTPQTVNAYYNPTMNEIVFPAAILQPPFFDATADDAANYGGIGAVIGHEIGHGFDDQGSQYDGDGALANWWTDQDREAFETRTAALVAQYDELSPLAAPQERVNGKFTLGENIGDLGGLSISYKAWQLHLESLRCVRRVSQTMSLSAAAVLW from the coding sequence ATGGCGCAGTCCGGCACATCGTCAGGAATAGATCAGCGCAACTTCGCTGAGGAATTCAGACCACAAGACGATCTCTTCCGCCATGTCAACGGTAAGTGGATGGCAGAGAATGATATTCCGGCTGATCGCGCCGCAATTGGCGCCTTCTTCACATTGCGTGATAAATCGGAAGAAGCGGTTCGAGCCATTGTTGAAACTTCTTCCCAGGCCAGTGACGACCCGATTTCCAGCAAGATTGGCGATCTGTATGCCAGTTTCATGGCGGAAGAGAAAATTAATGCCGCCGGTTCAGCACCAATCGCGGAAACTATCCGCTCGGTATATGGCACCGAAAGCATTGAAGATCTGCTTGCCTTGATGGCAAAGCTGCAGCGCAGCGAAACAGCGGGTCTGATTGGCTTTGACGTGTATAACGACCCGGGCAACCCAGAACGGTACCTGTTTCAAATCCAGCAGGGCGGCCTAGGCATGCCGGATGAATCTTATTACCGGGAAGAGAAATCCCAAGAGCTACTGCAGAAATATCGCGGACATGTGGACAACATACTTCGACTGGCTGGAATCGAGCACAGTACCGAGGCTGCAGCCCGGATTCTGGAATTGGAAACCGCGCTTGCTGCGGGCCACTGGGACAAGGTGACTCTGCGGGATCCGCAGAAGCGTTACAACCTGCTTAGCAGAGCGGATGCCATTGAGCTGTTCCCCGCTCTGGAGCTTTGGCTCAGCAATCTGGGCGTCAGCGAAAGCCAGAGCTCGGAAATAATTGTTGTCACTCCTGACTTTTTCCGTACTGCAGCCAAATTACTTCACGAGGTGCCGTTGCGCTCTTGGCAAGACTGGCTCGCAATGCGCGTAATCTCCTCCGCAGCACCGTATCTCGCCGAAGAATTTGTTTCTGAGGACTTCGCTTTCTACGGCACTGCACTCAGCGGCACCACCGAGAACAAAGAACGCTGGAAACGCGGGGTGGCCTTAGTCGAAGGCGGCCTTGGCGAAGCGGTCGGCCAGCTCTATGTCGCGGAACATTTTCCGCCTGCGCACAAGCTGCGAATGGAAAAGCTGGTGGCTGATCTCATCGAAGCTTACCGGCAGTCAATCACCGCCCTTGATTGGATGAGCGATAGCACCAAGACCAAAGTCCTTGAGAAACTTTCCAAATTTGTGCCCAAAATCGGCTACCCTGCAGTCTGGCAAGATTATTCAGCTCTTGAAATCAAGGCAGAGGATTTGCTCGGAAATATCACCAGGGCCAATATCTTTGAACTTGAACGCCAGCTTGCCCGGATTGGGCAGCCGATCGACCGCGACGAATGGCTGATGACGCCGCAAACGGTTAACGCCTATTACAACCCCACCATGAATGAAATTGTCTTTCCTGCGGCGATCTTGCAGCCGCCATTCTTTGACGCAACCGCGGACGATGCAGCTAACTACGGCGGAATCGGCGCCGTGATCGGACATGAAATCGGCCACGGTTTTGACGATCAAGGGTCGCAATACGACGGCGATGGCGCATTGGCAAACTGGTGGACCGACCAAGACCGAGAAGCTTTCGAGACTCGCACCGCGGCTTTGGTGGCGCAATATGACGAGCTAAGCCCGCTTGCTGCGCCACAGGAACGAGTCAACGGGAAATTCACGCTTGGCGAAAACATCGGCGACCTTGGCGGACTAAGCATTTCCTATAAGGCCTGGCAGCTGCATCTTGAATCGCTCCGGTGTGTCCGGAGGGTTTCTCAGACGATGAGCCTGTCGGCGGCTGCCGTGCTCTGGTAG